A region of Haloplanus sp. XH21 DNA encodes the following proteins:
- a CDS encoding DoxX family protein produces the protein MVFDTAGAGAAFLVARVLFGGVFAFTGLNHFLDAESMIGYADAKGVPAASLAVPFSGGLLIAGGLGIILGVYPTVAAGAIAVFLIVSTPKMHDFWNAPPDQKQGETNNFLKNVALLGGALAFLVFASQAWPLAANLGL, from the coding sequence ATGGTCTTCGACACTGCTGGCGCCGGCGCCGCCTTCCTCGTCGCGCGCGTGCTGTTCGGTGGCGTTTTCGCATTCACCGGCCTGAATCACTTTCTGGACGCGGAGAGCATGATCGGCTACGCGGACGCGAAAGGCGTCCCTGCGGCGTCGCTCGCGGTCCCCTTCTCCGGCGGTCTGCTCATCGCTGGCGGCCTCGGCATCATCCTCGGCGTCTATCCGACAGTGGCGGCTGGCGCCATCGCCGTCTTCCTCATCGTCTCGACGCCCAAGATGCACGACTTCTGGAACGCACCGCCGGATCAGAAACAGGGCGAGACCAACAACTTCCTGAAAAACGTCGCTCTCCTCGGTGGCGCGCTTGCGTTCCTCGTCTTCGCCAGCCAGGCGTGGCCGCTGGCGGCGAATCTCGGCCTGTAA
- a CDS encoding winged helix-turn-helix transcriptional regulator, protein MTTPANDEAETCYVIDSLEQIGSQWRLAVLHDLQGEEKRFNELKRSTGASSRTLSRVVDDLQEMGFVDRRMEEDAPVATYYSLTEKGQSLCPVFDAIGDWAQEWMDDDRELEAPA, encoded by the coding sequence ATGACGACGCCAGCGAACGACGAGGCCGAGACGTGTTACGTCATCGACTCGCTCGAACAGATCGGTTCGCAGTGGCGACTGGCCGTCCTCCACGACCTACAGGGCGAGGAGAAACGGTTCAACGAACTCAAACGGTCGACGGGTGCGAGTTCGCGGACGCTCTCGCGAGTCGTCGACGACCTGCAGGAGATGGGCTTCGTCGACCGACGGATGGAGGAGGACGCCCCGGTGGCCACGTACTACTCGCTGACGGAGAAGGGGCAGTCGCTCTGCCCGGTGTTCGACGCCATCGGCGACTGGGCCCAGGAGTGGATGGACGACGATCGCGAACTCGAGGCGCCGGCCTAG
- the hemE gene encoding uroporphyrinogen decarboxylase, with amino-acid sequence MTHLLVRAARGERTDRPPVWLMRQAGRHIPEYREIRAEYSFREAIETPDVAKRITLLPWDLYEPDGLVMFSDILTVLEPLGFDYHIESGVGPVVENPVEGPDDAERPRGDVADDLSFVGDLLTKLVDEVGDETAIIGFAGGPFTLASYAVAGGASRNHGPVRRFRARHPEAFRTLLSAFADVVRDYLEYQAANGADVVQLFDTYAGVLSPADYREFVLPLHREILDGLSVPSIVFVRNMGGRLDQLDAVGADVVSLDWTVDMGDARAELGDRPVQGNLDPQYLFGEQSFVREKTREVIDAAGPRGHILNLGHGVHRDTPVESVRAFVETAKSVER; translated from the coding sequence ATGACGCACCTCCTCGTCCGCGCGGCTCGGGGCGAACGAACCGACCGCCCGCCCGTCTGGTTGATGCGACAGGCCGGGCGCCACATCCCGGAGTACCGGGAGATCCGCGCCGAGTACAGTTTCCGCGAGGCCATCGAGACGCCCGACGTGGCCAAGCGCATCACGCTCCTCCCGTGGGACCTGTACGAACCGGACGGACTGGTGATGTTCTCCGACATCCTGACCGTGCTCGAACCGCTGGGGTTCGACTACCACATCGAGAGCGGCGTCGGGCCGGTCGTCGAGAATCCGGTCGAGGGGCCGGACGACGCGGAGCGCCCCCGTGGCGATGTCGCCGACGATCTGTCGTTCGTGGGCGACCTGCTGACGAAACTGGTCGACGAGGTGGGCGACGAGACCGCAATCATCGGATTCGCCGGCGGACCCTTTACCCTCGCGTCCTACGCCGTCGCGGGCGGTGCCTCGCGCAACCACGGCCCCGTCCGACGATTCCGCGCGCGCCACCCCGAGGCCTTCCGCACCCTCCTTTCGGCCTTCGCCGACGTCGTGCGCGACTATCTGGAGTATCAGGCCGCCAACGGCGCCGACGTGGTGCAGTTGTTCGACACGTACGCGGGCGTGCTGTCGCCCGCGGACTACCGCGAGTTCGTCCTGCCGCTGCACCGCGAAATCCTCGACGGGCTCTCGGTGCCATCCATCGTCTTCGTGCGCAACATGGGCGGGCGACTGGACCAGCTCGACGCCGTTGGTGCGGATGTCGTCAGCCTCGACTGGACCGTCGACATGGGCGACGCGCGCGCCGAACTCGGCGACCGGCCGGTACAGGGGAATCTCGATCCGCAGTATCTGTTCGGGGAGCAGTCGTTCGTTCGCGAGAAGACGCGTGAGGTCATCGACGCCGCCGGCCCGCGCGGCCACATCCTCAATCTCGGCCACGGCGTCCACCGGGACACGCCCGTCGAGTCCGTGCGCGCGTTCGTCGAGACGGCGAAATCGGTCGAGCGCTAG
- the hemG gene encoding protoporphyrinogen oxidase: MRVGIVGAGITGLALSQYLRERGVDSIAFEAASEPGGVIRSSRVDGRILEHGPQRTRLTPAIEELVEACDLRSALRTADTDLPLYVYADGRLRRVPFSPRQFLTTDLLSTRGKLRLLAEPLTEGARDDETAGEYFTRKFGPETYRNLVEPLFGGIYGSDPKEMPGKYALQTVRKMERSGSLVRAVAHRALTDAERPPPVSFDDGMAQLPRALYERNADRVELETPVEGIHAAGDGYRLDTADESVTVDSVVVTTRADVAAGLLESVDAESARALRRLYYNPLAYVHLVSDADPDGYGYQVRHDESLDTLGVTWNASLFDRDGVYTCFLGGMQNPDLVDRSDRELGRIAREEFEAVMGASAEVCNITRHPRGMPAYDGSWTAMEAVDLPDGITLATNYAGRMGVPSRVREAKRLADGFAEAA, translated from the coding sequence ATGAGGGTCGGCATCGTCGGCGCGGGGATCACGGGGCTCGCCCTCTCGCAGTATCTCCGCGAACGGGGCGTCGACTCCATCGCGTTCGAGGCGGCGTCGGAGCCGGGCGGCGTGATCCGCTCCAGTCGCGTCGACGGCCGCATCCTCGAACACGGCCCTCAGCGAACGCGCCTGACGCCGGCCATCGAGGAACTCGTCGAGGCGTGTGACCTCCGTTCGGCCCTGCGGACGGCGGACACCGACCTCCCGCTCTACGTCTACGCCGATGGCCGCCTCCGGCGGGTGCCGTTCTCGCCACGACAGTTCCTGACGACCGACCTGCTCTCGACCCGCGGGAAACTGCGGCTGCTCGCGGAGCCGCTGACCGAGGGCGCCCGCGACGACGAGACGGCGGGTGAGTACTTCACCCGGAAGTTCGGCCCCGAGACCTACCGCAACCTGGTCGAACCCCTGTTCGGCGGCATCTACGGGTCCGATCCGAAGGAGATGCCCGGCAAGTACGCCCTGCAGACGGTCCGTAAGATGGAGCGCTCGGGGAGCCTCGTCCGCGCCGTGGCCCACCGCGCGCTCACCGACGCCGAGCGCCCGCCGCCGGTGTCGTTCGACGACGGCATGGCCCAACTCCCCCGCGCACTGTACGAACGCAACGCCGACCGGGTGGAACTGGAGACGCCGGTCGAGGGGATCCACGCCGCCGGCGACGGCTATCGCCTCGACACTGCGGACGAAAGCGTCACCGTCGACAGCGTGGTCGTCACCACGCGTGCGGATGTGGCCGCCGGCTTACTGGAGTCGGTCGACGCCGAGAGCGCCCGCGCGCTCCGCCGTCTCTACTACAACCCGCTGGCGTACGTCCACCTCGTCTCGGACGCCGACCCGGACGGCTACGGCTATCAGGTCCGCCACGACGAATCCCTCGACACCCTCGGCGTGACGTGGAACGCCAGTCTGTTCGACCGCGACGGGGTCTACACCTGCTTCCTCGGCGGGATGCAGAACCCGGACCTGGTCGACCGCTCGGACCGCGAACTCGGTCGCATCGCTCGCGAGGAGTTCGAGGCGGTGATGGGCGCGTCGGCCGAGGTGTGCAACATCACGCGGCACCCCCGCGGCATGCCCGCCTACGACGGGTCGTGGACGGCGATGGAGGCGGTCGACCTCCCGGACGGTATCACGCTGGCGACCAACTACGCCGGCCGGATGGGCGTGCCCTCCCGCGTCAGGGAGGCGAAACGCCTCGCCGACGGGTTCGCCGAGGCGGCCTAG
- the hemH gene encoding ferrochelatase gives MTSGVVLLNFGEPTGTDRDTVVDYLERIFFANASIEGEATEREARERSRQLAERRAPGLLEEYEEVGGSPLIDHASAQASLLGDELDRRGYDVETYHGMQYTAPFITDAVEAARDDGVDHLVGLPVYPLCGPSTTVQSLDELDEALDEVGWDVPTDRLTGWHKHPAYTRTRVDNIRSFVEANDLSLGGDTRLVFSAHGTPQYYLDEGSRYEEYVEEFCDVVAASLGVDDYALGYQNHENRDVDWTDPDVEDVIETVDAERVVVEPVSFMHEQSETLSELDIELREEAEERGLDFYRVPIPYDDERFIGALADLVEPFVAGYDPEYAGLRQCECRDEPGTMCLNAPHDA, from the coding sequence ATGACCTCCGGCGTCGTCTTGCTCAACTTCGGCGAACCGACGGGGACGGACCGTGACACCGTCGTCGACTACCTCGAGCGCATCTTCTTTGCGAACGCGTCGATCGAGGGGGAGGCGACCGAGCGGGAGGCCCGAGAGCGGTCTCGCCAACTGGCCGAACGCCGCGCCCCCGGTCTTCTTGAGGAGTACGAGGAAGTCGGCGGCTCGCCGCTCATCGACCACGCCAGCGCGCAGGCGTCGCTGCTCGGCGACGAACTCGATCGCCGCGGCTACGACGTCGAAACCTATCACGGTATGCAGTACACGGCGCCGTTCATCACCGACGCGGTGGAGGCCGCCCGCGACGACGGCGTGGATCACCTGGTCGGCCTGCCCGTCTACCCCCTCTGTGGCCCCTCGACGACCGTCCAGTCGCTCGACGAACTCGACGAGGCGCTCGACGAGGTGGGATGGGACGTTCCCACCGACCGGCTCACCGGCTGGCACAAACACCCCGCGTACACCCGCACCCGCGTCGATAACATCCGATCGTTCGTCGAGGCGAACGACCTCTCGCTCGGCGGCGACACGCGCCTCGTCTTCTCCGCCCACGGCACGCCCCAGTACTATCTCGACGAAGGCAGCCGCTACGAGGAGTACGTCGAGGAGTTCTGTGACGTGGTGGCTGCGTCGCTCGGCGTCGACGACTACGCACTCGGCTACCAGAACCACGAGAACCGCGATGTGGACTGGACCGACCCCGACGTGGAGGATGTCATCGAAACCGTCGACGCCGAACGGGTCGTGGTCGAACCGGTGAGCTTCATGCACGAACAGAGCGAGACGCTCTCGGAGCTCGACATCGAACTCCGCGAGGAGGCCGAGGAGCGCGGGCTCGACTTCTACCGCGTGCCCATCCCCTACGACGACGAGCGGTTCATCGGCGCGCTCGCGGATCTGGTCGAACCCTTCGTCGCCGGCTACGACCCTGAATACGCCGGCCTCAGACAGTGTGAGTGTCGTGACGAACCCGGGACGATGTGTCTCAACGCCCCTCACGACGCATGA
- a CDS encoding nitrilase family protein — MSQPDAVERDAPIVDERQPGRESLVTIACAQFEPRVGDLEGNREKSCEFIENAAEQGADFIVLPELANSGYVFNSREEARSLSEPIPEGETAQRWIDLAAKHDAYIVGGYAEQDGDLLYNSSILVGPDGYIGTHRKVHLWNEEKLWFEPGDDVEVFETKIGRIGMQICYDQWFPELTRIQAGKGADIIAEPTNWVPINEYEQSGQMDEDELARANYLAVSNAHVNTVWFACADRVGTERGQPFLGRSLVVDPAGNPIAGPASQEDEELLLVEDCNLMDARKQKTWNDHNVIPRDRRTDLYDELCGYDDDAHAF; from the coding sequence ATGTCACAACCTGACGCGGTCGAACGGGACGCGCCGATCGTCGACGAACGCCAGCCGGGACGGGAATCGCTCGTCACGATCGCCTGTGCACAGTTCGAACCGCGGGTCGGTGACCTCGAGGGGAACCGCGAGAAGTCCTGCGAGTTCATCGAGAACGCCGCCGAGCAGGGCGCCGATTTCATCGTGTTGCCGGAACTCGCCAACTCGGGGTACGTCTTCAACTCCCGCGAGGAGGCACGGTCGCTCTCCGAACCGATCCCCGAGGGGGAGACGGCACAGCGATGGATCGACCTCGCCGCGAAACACGACGCCTACATCGTCGGTGGCTACGCCGAACAGGACGGCGACCTGCTCTACAACTCGTCGATCCTCGTCGGTCCCGACGGCTACATCGGCACGCACCGGAAGGTGCACCTCTGGAACGAGGAGAAACTCTGGTTCGAACCCGGCGACGATGTCGAGGTGTTCGAGACGAAGATCGGTCGCATCGGGATGCAGATCTGTTACGACCAGTGGTTCCCCGAACTGACCCGGATTCAGGCGGGCAAGGGTGCCGACATCATCGCCGAACCGACGAACTGGGTGCCGATCAACGAGTACGAACAGTCGGGGCAGATGGACGAGGACGAACTCGCTCGGGCGAACTACCTTGCCGTCTCGAACGCCCACGTGAACACGGTCTGGTTCGCCTGTGCGGACCGCGTCGGCACCGAGCGCGGCCAGCCGTTCCTCGGTCGGAGTCTCGTCGTCGACCCCGCTGGAAACCCCATCGCGGGCCCCGCGAGCCAGGAAGACGAGGAACTCCTCTTGGTCGAGGACTGCAACCTCATGGACGCCCGGAAACAGAAGACCTGGAACGACCACAACGTCATCCCGCGGGACCGACGCACCGACCTCTACGACGAACTCTGTGGCTACGACGACGACGCACACGCGTTCTGA
- a CDS encoding M20 family metallo-hydrolase yields MTDDTPPIDESRLRADIEATAAFGAVDADEGRGRTVLTGTPANGQARDRLVDRLEDANMNVRVDAVGNIAGRWTPPGADPDAAPIAVGSHLDSVPRGGIFDGVLGVYAGVETVRALQVAERYPDCPVDVVSFTEEEGTRFADGLLGSSVAAGHRSVEDALALTDDDGITLADALDDIGYRGEGRLDAAGWDAWLELHVEQATRLERAGVPVGVVTTIAGVTHGEVTVTGDANHAGSTPMTERTDALTAASELVLAVEDAATADGAPDTLVGTVGHLDVSPDAVNVIPGEVELSLDVRDVSADAIEGVVETLIRELSRLEAERGVATALVREFDQEPTDMSLRLRESVHAAGDRLGVETLDLHSGAFHDTMSVADVTDAALLFAPSRDGVSHSPREWTDWTDCATATAVLAEAVASMGGA; encoded by the coding sequence ATGACCGATGACACACCACCGATCGACGAGAGTCGCTTGCGGGCCGACATCGAAGCGACGGCTGCCTTCGGTGCCGTCGACGCCGACGAGGGACGGGGACGGACGGTCCTCACCGGCACGCCGGCGAACGGTCAGGCGCGGGACCGACTCGTCGACCGTCTGGAAGACGCGAACATGAACGTTCGCGTCGACGCGGTGGGAAATATCGCCGGTCGCTGGACGCCGCCCGGCGCGGATCCGGACGCTGCGCCCATCGCCGTCGGGAGTCATCTAGACTCCGTGCCCCGCGGCGGTATCTTCGACGGCGTTCTCGGGGTGTACGCGGGGGTCGAGACGGTCCGGGCGCTGCAGGTGGCAGAGCGATATCCCGACTGCCCCGTAGATGTCGTCTCGTTCACGGAGGAGGAAGGGACGCGCTTTGCCGACGGCCTCCTCGGATCCTCCGTGGCCGCCGGGCACCGGTCCGTCGAGGACGCGCTCGCGCTCACCGACGACGACGGAATCACGCTGGCCGACGCACTCGACGACATCGGGTATCGGGGCGAGGGGCGACTCGATGCAGCCGGCTGGGACGCTTGGCTCGAACTCCACGTCGAACAGGCGACGCGGCTGGAGCGGGCCGGCGTCCCGGTCGGCGTCGTCACGACCATCGCTGGCGTTACCCACGGCGAAGTGACCGTGACCGGCGACGCGAACCACGCTGGATCGACCCCGATGACCGAGCGGACCGACGCGCTGACAGCGGCGAGCGAACTCGTCCTCGCGGTCGAAGACGCGGCCACGGCCGACGGGGCTCCCGACACGCTGGTCGGCACCGTCGGCCATCTCGACGTCTCGCCCGACGCGGTCAACGTCATCCCCGGCGAGGTCGAACTGAGCCTCGACGTGCGGGATGTCAGCGCCGACGCCATCGAGGGCGTCGTCGAGACGCTCATCCGGGAGCTGTCGCGTCTCGAAGCGGAGCGTGGGGTGGCGACGGCACTCGTTCGGGAGTTCGATCAGGAACCGACGGATATGAGCCTGCGTCTCAGGGAGTCGGTCCACGCCGCCGGCGACCGGCTCGGCGTCGAGACGCTCGACCTCCACTCCGGCGCCTTCCACGACACCATGTCCGTCGCGGACGTGACGGACGCCGCCCTACTCTTTGCCCCCTCGCGCGACGGCGTCTCTCACAGCCCCCGTGAGTGGACCGACTGGACGGACTGTGCGACTGCGACGGCGGTGCTCGCGGAGGCTGTCGCCTCGATGGGTGGTGCGTGA
- a CDS encoding ABC transporter substrate-binding protein, translating into MSQRDAEPESTGHPRLSRRRLLQTGAASASVTALAGCIGGGGGGSSGPVRVGVLSPLSGAWTVYGEAHRRGFELAMQEVNDNGGINGRDVEVIVEDTQTDPSTVTEKAQKVIRQDNVDVVAGTFSSASRNAAAPVVTQEDKVLLYPTFYEGQDQENFPGTCNDLLFMFGIVPSQQAAPWMDYMTSEHGSNFYMVGSDYVWPRYTNQRVKQSLEELGGNVVGEEYIPLGTSDFGSVLSRISNSDADIVFGTLTGTDTIAFAKQFYSRGLNEEFTYWTVDDEEFATQGKGPQASQGTYVSFDYFQTIDTDLNNQFVDKVKSQYGEDAGMDTVGAAMYNAGHMFANAANEVGSVNTDDIISGLEGQSFTGPQGDVTMREQDHQMVLPSYLVQVPDDWSDPNDFEGMFEIIDHQESVTPATANCEFPLGKGQ; encoded by the coding sequence ATGTCTCAACGAGATGCAGAACCGGAGTCGACAGGGCACCCACGACTGAGCCGGCGGCGATTGCTCCAAACCGGCGCGGCGTCAGCCAGCGTGACGGCCCTCGCTGGCTGTATCGGTGGCGGCGGTGGCGGCAGTTCGGGACCGGTACGGGTCGGCGTCCTCTCGCCGCTCAGCGGTGCATGGACCGTCTACGGCGAAGCCCACCGTCGAGGGTTCGAACTCGCGATGCAGGAGGTCAACGACAACGGTGGCATCAACGGCCGCGACGTGGAGGTCATCGTCGAGGACACGCAGACCGATCCCAGCACCGTCACCGAGAAGGCCCAGAAAGTGATCCGCCAGGACAACGTCGATGTCGTCGCGGGCACGTTCAGCAGCGCCTCGCGGAACGCCGCGGCGCCCGTGGTGACTCAGGAGGACAAGGTTCTGCTCTACCCCACCTTCTACGAGGGACAGGACCAGGAGAACTTCCCGGGGACGTGTAACGACCTCCTGTTCATGTTCGGCATCGTGCCGTCCCAGCAGGCGGCCCCGTGGATGGACTACATGACCTCCGAGCACGGGTCGAACTTCTACATGGTCGGCTCCGACTACGTGTGGCCGCGGTACACCAACCAGCGCGTCAAGCAGTCCCTCGAAGAGCTGGGCGGGAACGTCGTGGGCGAGGAGTACATCCCGCTCGGCACGTCCGACTTCGGGTCGGTGCTCTCGCGCATCTCGAACTCCGACGCCGACATCGTCTTCGGCACGCTCACCGGCACGGACACCATCGCCTTCGCCAAGCAGTTCTACAGCCGCGGACTCAACGAGGAGTTCACCTACTGGACCGTCGACGACGAGGAGTTCGCCACGCAGGGGAAGGGTCCGCAGGCCTCCCAGGGAACCTACGTGAGCTTCGACTACTTCCAGACCATCGACACGGACCTCAACAACCAGTTCGTCGACAAGGTGAAATCGCAGTACGGCGAGGACGCCGGGATGGACACCGTCGGCGCCGCGATGTACAATGCCGGCCACATGTTCGCGAACGCGGCGAACGAAGTCGGGTCGGTCAACACCGACGACATCATCAGCGGCCTCGAAGGACAGTCGTTCACCGGGCCACAGGGCGACGTGACGATGCGCGAGCAGGACCACCAGATGGTGCTGCCCTCGTATCTCGTGCAGGTGCCCGACGACTGGTCCGACCCCAACGACTTCGAGGGGATGTTCGAAATCATCGATCACCAGGAGTCGGTGACCCCGGCAACGGCGAACTGTGAGTTCCCGCTCGGGAAGGGCCAGTAG